From Lolium perenne isolate Kyuss_39 chromosome 5, Kyuss_2.0, whole genome shotgun sequence, a single genomic window includes:
- the LOC139831181 gene encoding uncharacterized protein, with translation MSSGTFYAEIRTGGARLTLGTFDTVEQAVRAYDAAAWRLRRPCKQLNFKNCEPLAEAEFLSGFDSLVTAEQRRRRQQLQCHLAIAKVDERAMKATAAAFPQDVLDERAFYAQKNTKRMMEKENERIHARKRFIKAQEAGQTTIDEKDERWADLVLTKLSESTGTDYEFSDF, from the coding sequence ATGTCGAGCGGCACATTCTATGCCGAGATCCGCACCGGCGGCGCTCGCCTCACCCTTGGCACCTTCGACACCGTCGAGCAGGCGGTGCGCGCCTACGACGCGGCGGCATGGCGCCTCAGGCGTCCCTGCAAGCAGCTCAACTTCAAGAACTGTGAGCCGCTTGCGGAGGCGGAGTTCTTGTCTGGCTTCGATAGCCTCGTCACAGCCGAGCAACGTCGCCGCCGCCAGCAGCTTCAGTGTCACCTCGCCATTGCGAAAGTGGATGAACGCGCCATGAAGGCGACGGCCGCCGCCTTCCCGCAGGATGTCCTCGATGAGCGTGCCTTCTACGCGCAGAAGAACACGAAGCGCATGATGGAGAAGGAGAATGAGAGAATTCACGCGCGCAAGCGATTCATCAAGGCACAGGAAGCTGGCCAGACGACCATCGACGAAAAAGATGAACGTTGGGCGGATTTGGTCTTGACTAAGCTGTCAGAGTCGACGGGTACGGACTATGAATTCTCCGATTTTTAG